The Sylvia atricapilla isolate bSylAtr1 chromosome 3, bSylAtr1.pri, whole genome shotgun sequence genome has a window encoding:
- the LOC136359817 gene encoding small basic protein 1-like translates to MRVLCLAFAVLLLLSLATPGQGQPKGFCDGYCAHACGETEEWSFSPYCEELHCCIPSPSPKKGK, encoded by the exons ATGAGGGTGCTCTGCCTGGCctttgctgtgctcctgcttctctccctggCCACCCCAG ggcaggggcagcccaaGGGCTTTTGTGATGGATACTGCGCCCACGCCTGCGGAGAAACCGAGGAGTGGTCCTTCAGCCCCTACTGCGAggagctgcactgctgcatcCCCTCGCCCTCGCCCAAAAAGGGGAAATGA